In the Hordeum vulgare subsp. vulgare chromosome 7H, MorexV3_pseudomolecules_assembly, whole genome shotgun sequence genome, one interval contains:
- the LOC123412104 gene encoding disease resistance protein RGA5-like yields MAEVLMSASTGAMGSLLRKLGAMLTDEYKLLKNVREDIKFLKDELEVMCAFLLKMSDVEEPDEPTKLRVTAVREMSYKIEDNIDKFMVLVEHESSSSDAHGVTKLMDKCKNLLPDIKTRRKIAKEVKDIKKEIKDVSDRFLRYKIDESSSSVPAKDRVDPRLRAVYKDAAELVGIDGPKDELVKWLNEEEGQSLKFVSIVGSGGLGKTTLANQIRVNLGATFDCGAFVSISRKPDIKTILRSILSQITKKDNAYSSLNDIQLIMDKIREFLQDTRYFIIIDDIWELGTWETLKCAFVKNTLGSRIIITTRIVDVAKSCSPSTEDLVYEMKPLSEADSKKLFFKRIFGCEESCPESLKEAANDILKKCRGLPLAINAISSLLATTRETKEEWDRVRQSIRSSKAKSDIIETMNYILSLSYFDLPHHLRSCLLYLALFPEDHFIERQRLVRRWISEGIIHGESGQDLMELGEEYFHQLVNRSLIQPGNIGYDGKAKYCRVHDTILDFLIDKSSQENMCTVLKKQCKPNGIVRRLFVKGNEDEEIVQQLDLSHARSISAFGDIKLLPSLGRSKCLRVLDLQNCHQLENRHIKGIERLYQLRYLDISGTGITELPRQIGELLYLETLDTSYGLRELPESTTQLQRLARLFVYRGCKLPDGLGNLINLQELAFVDALQSKLVEELGKLTNLRELRIRLDTDGIEGDKLEQSKEKLVSSLCKLDECGLRSLSIDYELGGEEPFLPALGCIQEVCVYGEDISRISRWLASLPNLHMLFFEGPKIEQQDIEMIELIPNLIELSLCFREDAGRLIISREGFQQLQSFEVHHCRMGVLMFEPGAMPRLKELHLSALDREPKSAAVDSDFGIQRLSSLARLTVSIDCTGCTEAEVKASEDAFKSMAEANPNRPILEMTRLVRSICYERRK; encoded by the exons aTGGCGGAAGTTCTGATGAGCGCATCTACGGGGGCAATGGGTTCCCTCCTGAGGAAGCTGGGAGCTATGTTGACGGATGAATACAAGCTGCTCAAGAATGTCCGTGAGGACATCAAGTTCCTCAAGGACGAACTGGAGGTCATGTGTGCGTTCCTCCTCAAGATGTCAGATGTGGAGGAGCCTGACGAACCAACAAAGCTGCGTGTGACAGCCGTGCGGGAGATGTCCTACAAGATCGAGGACAACATCGACAAGTTCATGGTCCTCGTGGAGCACGAGTCCTCCTCTTCCGATGCTCATGGCGTCACCAAGCTCATGGACAAATGCAAGAACTTGCTGCCGGACATCAAGACCCGCCGCAAGATCGCCAAGGAGGTCAAAGACATCAAGAAAGAAATCAAGGATGTCAGCGACAGATTCTTAAG GTACAAGATCGACgagtcctcctcctctgtgcctgcAAAAGACAGGGTCGACCCTCGACTTCGTGCAGTCTACAAAGATGCCGCGGAGCTTGTCGGAATTGATGGACCAAAAGATGAACTTGTCAAGTGGTTGAATGAGGAAGAGGGCCAATCACTTAAATTTGTCTCTATTGTTGGATCTGGAGGGTTGGGCAAGACCACACTCGCCAACCAGATCCGGGTCAACCTTGGGGCGACCTTTGACTGTGGGGCTTTTGTCTCGATTTCACGCAAgcctgacataaagacaatattaAGATCTATATTGTCACAAATCACCAAGAAAGACAATGCTTACTCTAGTTTAAATGATATACAACTCATCATGGACAAGATTCGAGAATTCCTCCAAGACACAAG GTACTTTATCATAATTGATGATATATGGGAGTTAGGAACATGGGAAACTTTGAAATGTGCATTTGTCAAGAATACATTGGGCAGCAGAATAATTATCACCACACGTATAGTTGATGTTGCCAAATCTTGTTCTCCTTCTACTGAAGATCTTGTCTATGAGATGAAACCACTCAGTGAGGCTGACTCAAAGAAATTGTTTTTCAAGAGGATATTTGGTTGTGAAGAAAGCTGTCCTGAAAGCTTGAAAGAAGCTGCTAATGATATTTTGAAGAAATGTCGTGGTCTGCCTCTGGCCATCAATGCCATTTCTAGCTTGTTGGCCACAACAAGGGAAACAAAAGAAGAGTGGGATCGGGTGCGACAATCAATACGCTCTTCAAAGGCCAAAAGTGATATAATAGAGACCATGAATTACATATTATCTCTTAGTTATTTTGATCTTCCCCATCACCTAAGAAGCTGCTTATTGTACTTGGCTCTGTTTCCTGAAGACCATTTTATTGAAAGGCAGCGACTGGTACGCAGATGGATTTCTGAAGGCATTATCCATGGAGAAAGTGGACAAGATCTCATGGAATTAGGAGAGGAATATTTTCACCAGCTTGTGAACAGAAGTCTCATACAGCCCGGCAACATAGGGTATGACGGCAAGGCAAAGTATTGCAGAGTCCATGACACCATCCTTGATTTCCTAATTGACAAATCCTCCCAGGAGAACATGTGTACTGTCCTGAAGAAACAATGCAAGCCTAATGGCATAGTTCGTCGGCTCTTTGTAAAGGGAAATGAGGATGAAGAAATCGTGCAGCAATTGGATTTGTCACACGCTCGGTCAATCAGTGCTTTTGGGGATATCAAGCTATTGCCTTCGCTTGGGAGGTCAAAATGCTTGCGCGTGCTAGACTTGCAAAACTGCCATCAGTTGGAAAATCGTCATATCAAGGGTATTGAAAGACTCTACCAGCTGAGATACTTGGATATCTCTGGTACAGGAATCACAGAGCTACCCAGGCAAATTGGGGAGTTACTGTATCTAGAGACGCTAGATACATCCTATGGATTACGTGAGCTTCCTGAAAGCACAACTCAGCTACAACGACTGGCGCGTTTGTTTGTTTACCGCGGTTGTAAGCTTCCAGATGGGCTGGGAAACTTGATAAACTTGCAAGAGCTTGCTTTCGTTGATGCCTTGCAGTCGAAGCTTGTGGAAGAGCTCGGCAAACTAACAAATCTGAGAGAGCTGAGGATTAGATTGGACACTGATGGGATAGAAGGCGACAAATTAGAACAGTCCAAGGAAAAGCTGGTGTCCTCTCTCTGTAAACTGGACGAATGCGGCCTCCGTTCCCTGAGTATTGATTATGAACTGGGAGGAGAAGAGCCGTTCCTCCCTGCTTTGGGTTGTATCCAGGAGGTTTGTGTATATGGAGAAGATATCAGCCGGATTAGCAGATGGCTCGCATCACTTCCCAACCTACACATGTTATTTTTTGAGGGTCCGAAGATAGAGCAGCAGGATATTGAGATGATTGAATTGATACCCAATCTGATCGAATTGTCACTGTGTTTCAGAGAGGACGCTGGGCGGCTCATCATCAGTCGTGAAGGGTTTCAACAGTTGCAGAGTTTTGAGGTTCACCATTGTCGTATGGGAGTTTTAATGTTTGAACCGGGGGCTATGCCGAGGCTCAAGGAGCTTCATCTCTCTGCCTTAGACAGAGAGCCCAAATCTGCTGCGGTCGATTCCGACTTTGGCATCCAGCGCCTCTCCAGCCTTGCTCGCCTCACTGTCAGCATAGACTGCACTGGCTGCACGGAGGCAGAAGTAAAGGCTTCGGAGGATGCTTTCAAGAGCATGGCCGAGGCGAACCCCAACCGTCCGATACTCGAGATGACAAGACTTGTCCGCAGTATATGTTACGAGAGGAGGAAATAG